attcttcaatttcattgtttgaaaaaactagatatatatttgaaagctacGATCCAAGAATATGTCAAATGAACAATTTGTTTCATGAGATATATTCATCAATCCAGAGAAATCTTTCCAAtgaatttaatactttttgtcaCCTTGAAGCAATtggtaaaattgaaaaaaaaatcaaaatcaattgtCAGCGAAACTCTTACTgtaggaagaaaaatataaaatttgaaggtGTCTCAAATGTCTTAGTGGCAAGTAATGCGTGCAAAGCTTAAAAATGAGGCAAATTGCTTCTTAAATTGTAAATCatctatttatttgtatattattttcaagaatatatttaactttgtaacaaattaagaatttgatttaattttacattattcatttatataagctTAGGGTTTTAGGTTATTACtccatattttttctctttagatGACGTGCATGATGACCAAACTCTCCTTTtcaatgtccttatttatttcctctccccccccccttgtcACAGcctaaaattgtcagggttgattttgggtaatttttctttacatgcccattatatacaggattttcatcacaactaattacacacataaattatgGATGAATGAGCGCTTTCTTTGTTGCATACTCTCATTAAATATATAGGcacatatgtataattttatcgaCAGTGTGTAATTagtttcttaattatataattataaattgattgatgCTTATAAATGATACGCGATAATCACATTTATTGAATGAAAGAAAGGAAGGGATATATTACGTTTTATGAGTGTAAGGGGAAATCTATAAATATCTATCTAATaaagaagtatttaaaaaaataattaagaagtaTACAGCATtctcaaataaaagaaaaacactcAAGTGTCCAAAAAATATCCAAGTAGATAATGCAAAATGCCAAGTCCATAGAAACCATGATTTAATTAGTCTTCatgatcattaaatatatatttatagcccATAATGAGTCTTTCACAGACGTAGTTACAAAGTTCATTTTCACAGATGAGAGACTCGGGTCGTCTTTTGATTGAAGAGGAACTATGGATTAGATTGGGACTAAAAACAGTCGCCAAATTGCTATAGCCCATTTTATTATCCGACTCAAATGAGGCAACGAAATGCAAGTGTCTTAAAATATACTCCAAAAGAATTTGTGCTCCTGGCTCAAGGGTTGATACGGCGTATTTTAATTTGTCAAGGACGGAGGTATCATCCTCATCTGGAATGGAATGGACACGATTGGTAATGGCTTCTAAGAAATCCCCTTTCTTCGACTCAGATATTAAAGGATCAGGGAGTTCTCGTATATAGAGCTTTAAAGAACTCGTTATCACACTAAACTCATTACTGCTCTCAAAGGATCGGTAGTCGTTTTGATCCACATCAAGTCTgcaaaaaatataggtattttataaataaacaaggcGAATATAAGAATCAATATGTGGGGGGTTCTTACCTGATTTTTTGTACCGTTACGTCGTATCCATTAACACGATATAAGCCCTCCTTGCGAATAAATTCATTCTCTATCCTTTTGACCGCGCGAACAACGAATTCAGGTAGTTTAATCTCCCCATCTCGGAAATCTGGGTCAACTATACTCGCAACATACTCTAAATCATTACCAAAGACAGCCTCTTTAAGAAGAATTCCACTCTCTTCCAGTTCTTCTTTCTGCTTCCGCCCGTTCTTATCAAAAAAGCGAGAGAGGACGAGTCGACGTCGAGAGGGAGCTCGACTTAAAAAGCTTTTGGCATCATGTTTAATTTCTCCAAAAGGAGAGAGGGAATTTGCAGTCGTTGGACTTGCCGGCTTCTTCTTCCGGAGTTGGACCTAGTAGGGGATTTAAAAGAGGAGTCTCATAGGAACATCAAACGGATTAACAA
The genomic region above belongs to Lepeophtheirus salmonis chromosome 8, UVic_Lsal_1.4, whole genome shotgun sequence and contains:
- the LOC121122665 gene encoding WW domain-containing protein tag-325 isoform X1 is translated as MIQRMNFLLLSFPFDVRDILSSRPGSKSFLSVGSGISQEDESNPRNVVHSRGGSRKISRYKSFREKTSPLEPGLDRNTEQSSKSPFSRHRHISQSFNLRGMSVQLRKKKPASPTTANSLSPFGEIKHDAKSFLSRAPSRRRLVLSRFFDKNGRKQKEELEESGILLKEAVFGNDLEYVASIVDPDFRDGEIKLPEFVVRAVKRIENEFIRKEGLYRVNGYDVTVQKIRLDVDQNDYRSFESSNEFSVITSSLKLYIRELPDPLISESKKGDFLEAITNRVHSIPDEDDTSVLDKLKYAVSTLEPGAQILLEYILRHLHFVASFESDNKMGYSNLATVFSPNLIHSSSSIKRRPESLICENELCNYVCERLIMGYKYIFNDHED